A window of the Hordeum vulgare subsp. vulgare chromosome 5H, MorexV3_pseudomolecules_assembly, whole genome shotgun sequence genome harbors these coding sequences:
- the LOC123452378 gene encoding serine/threonine-protein kinase SAPK8 produces MAGAAPDRAALTVGPGMDMPIMHDSDRYELVRDIGSGNFGVARLMRDRRTMELVAVKYIERGEKIDENVQREIINHRSLKHPNIIRFKEVILTPTHLAIVMEYASGGELFERICKNIRFSEDEARYFFQQLISGVSYCHSMQVCHRDLKLENTLLDGSPAPRLKICDFGYSKSSVLHSQPKSTVGTPAYIAPEVLLKKEYDGKIADVWSCGVTLYVMVVGAYPFEDPEEPKNFRKTIQRILSVQYSIPDNVDISPECRHLISRIFVGDPALRITIPEIRSHNWFLKNLPADLMDDDSMSSQYEEPEQPMQTMDQIMQILTEATIPPACSRINHILTDGFDMDDDMDDLESDSDLDIDSSGEIVYAM; encoded by the exons atggctgggGCGGCGCCGGATCGGGCGGCGCTGACGGTCGGCCCGGGCATGGACATGCCGATCATGCACGACAGCGACCGCTACGAGCTGGTGCGGGACATCGGCTCCGGCAACTTCGGCGTCGCCCGCCTCATGCGCGACCGCCGCACCATGGAGCTCGTCGCCGTCAAGTACATCGAGCGCGGGGAGAAG ATAGACGAGAATGTCCAGCGTGAGATAATTAACCATAGATCACTGAAACATCCCAACATCATTAGGTTTAAGGAG GTTATTTTAACACCGACTCATCTTGCTATTGTcatggaatatgcatctggtggtGAGCTTTTTGAGAGGATATGTAAAAATATACGATTCAGTGAAGACGAG GCTCGCTACTTCTTCCAGCAGCTTATATCTGGAGTCAGCTACTGCCATTCAATG CAAGTATGTCACCGTGACTTGAAGCTGGAGAACACATTGCTAGACGGTAGTCCTGCTCCTCGCTTGAAGATATGTGATTTCGGCTATTCTAAG TCTTCAGTTCTCCATTCACAACCAAAATCAACTGTAGGAACACCCGCTTATATTGCACCTGAAGTTctcttgaagaaagaatatgatGGCAAG ATTGCTGATGTATGGTCCTGTGGTGTGACTCTTTATGTCATGGTAGTCGGTGCGTATCCTTTTGAGGATCCAGAAGAGCCTAAGAACTTCCGGAAGACAATTCAG CGTATCTTGAGTGTTCAGTATTCAATTCCAGATAACGTGGACATATCTCCAGAGTGCAGGCACCTAATTTCGAGGATTTTTGTTGGGGATCCTGCTTTG AGGATAACCATCCCTGAAATACGGAGCCATAATTGGTTCTTAAAGAACCTCCCCGCCGATCTGATGGACGATGATAGTATGAGCAGCCAGTACGAGGAGCCCGAACAGCCAATGCAGACGATGGACCAGATCATGCAAATTCTGACGGAGGCCACCATACCACCCGCTTGTTCTCGTATAAACCACATCCTAACTGATGGGTTCGACATGGACGATGACATGGATGACCTTGAATCGGACTCAGATCTCGATATCGACAGCAGTGGAGAGATCGTGTATGCGATGTGA